GAAAAGTCTAGAATGTAAAGTCTGAAATAATGTTTCTAGTGGTTACAATATAATAGAGACTCATTGTGGAAGACTGCTGCATTCTTTGAATCCCAACTTTTCCAAAAGAAGAGCTACGGACTCTGTAACTTTGTTAATACTCTACGAGCCCATGAGACAAAACGACACACTCTGCATTCGTCATGGATATTACCAAAAGTAGGTGTGATGGCTTATGGGTATACCAAAATTAGGTGTGATGTGTACCGAAATTAGGCCTGGTAATTAAGTCCAAAGCGTACATCGATCTCATTCGTGCTTCCTCTCATATGTGCATGGAGTGGAGGCATCCTTCAATAGATTAATTAGGCGTGTGGTGTAGTATCCTTCTGAATCAGAGCATATCTTGCTTAATCGCCTTGTTTGAGGCTTTTGCATGCTAAGCGTGGCAACCATGCATTCATGTTCCATGCTAGCCTGCTATCTAGATAGTGGCCTTGAATGACATTGAGCTAGGTAAAGAGGTATCTAGATCATTTGAATATATATTATCTACATCATCCTGGAGGAGCAATATAATTAATTGCAGAAAAAGTGGGAAGATGAGGTTAGCATTAGTACCACATGTACAAGCTAGCAAGCAAGAGGGTGCACCACTAAGAGCAAGAAAGAAACTAAAGTTTGTTTTTGATGAAGCACTAGCTAGCCAGATGGAGTAAATTAGCAATGACCAAGATAATACTAGAAATAATGCAAGAAAGGTAGCAAACAAGTTGATGCCGCCGCTGGCTCCTTATCACACACACCACCCAGCTTTTTGTCACCACCATTTTTAACTCCATGCTCCCTTATCACAACCACCTGGACCTCTCCTTAATTTTATTCAATTTATCCCTCACAACTTTAGTTGCAACTTGCAACCACTGATCACCCACTGGCGATCCCTGTCACGATCTCAGCGAGGAGTACTGCAGATCATCGATCAGAGCAGTGCTGCTGTTTGAGATCATGCACAGGATCCATTTGGAATTAACTGATTGAGATTGGGGCATGAAAAGGATGCATAGGAAATATTTCTTCTAGATGCAAGATGGCTAGAGAAAGTAGGACATGGACAGGAACGATCAGATGATCATCTTCAGGTCAGCATCTTCATGAGTTACGTGCCCTTGTGAACCTCTCCAGGTATAGGAATTGGAGGCTGAAATAGAAAGGTATAGTAGAGGTTCTAGCGAGTTCTTGAAGCAATTATTAGATTCTGGGTATCAGAATAGATTGATTGATTGATCTCGGAATACATTTCTTATGCGGATTCTCTTTAATTATGAAGTACTTGATGGAATATGCTAATTCCATTTATGCAAATTACGCCAGCCTTTAGTTTCGATATCCGGAATTAAAGAAGGGCCTACTTCGGCATCAACATCTTGAATGAATGAACATATTGTGTCTGTATATTGTACAAATACATCCATATTAAATAGATTGAGGAGGTATACTCATGGTGGTCAAATCTTTATTTCTTTACAAAGTCCATCTGAATTCTCAAGGACTAGTTTATATATAGTACAACTAGTAGCCTATTATACATTGCTAAAACATTAAGGAGATATTAAAAATTATACCATAATACAAataactacatgcatatgtgTACTTATTACTCTATCATACATACACATGGAGATTACATGTACAAAAGCATAAATCCCAAGGCAGGCATGCACTGCTCGATCACTGGTACATATTAAGTCTCGTCTCAGCTAGGATATGACTTGGACGCATGCACGTAAGCATCTTCAGCTAGTTGGCAGCTAGTAATTGACTAAGGAAAGATCGATGATGTATGAAAAATATCATGAGGCACCGGCGACGGCAAGCATCTTCTTGTACTCGACCTCGTCGTCGCCTATCCCCCACAGCGAATCCGAGCAGCAGTAGTCCCACACTGGCGATGAAGGCGGCGGCACTATCATGGACGGGACGGCCGCTCCCCATGCGTAGGAGTCCATGATGGCGTCGTTCCAAAGGAGGTGGCTGTCCATGCCGATACCGGCGGTGTAGAGCAGCTGGTGATCCGCTTGTTCCTGGCTGGCCGCCGTCTCTTGGTCGCGGTGGCCGTGATGCGAGTTGTTGTCGTTGTCGATCGTTGAAGAGGAGGAGCTGGACGTGGTGCCCGGAGACGCCGCAGACATGGACGTGGAGGCCGAAGCAGCAGAGGCGGCGCGCGTGTCCTTGTGGAGCTTGCGGGTGTGGGTGCGCCAGTAGTTCTTGATCTCGTTGTCGGTGCGCCCCGGCATGGCCTTGGCGATGCGGGACCAGCGGTTGCCCCAGCGGGCGTGGAGGtcgacgacgaggcgctcctcGTCGGGGCTCATCCGGCCGCGCTTCAGGTCCGGGTGCAGGTAGTTGACCCACCGGAGCCGGCAGCTCTTCCCCGTCCGGTTGAGACCTGTAGCCAAGGCAGACACAAGAGCAAGAGGTGCCGGCGGAGACCGAGAGCGTTAGCACACAAAGGACCATGGCTACATGTTATTTGGTCCcagacatgcatgcatgcatgcgcatGCATGGCACGGCATGGGTCACCCGCCACCTTGCAAACCTGACACCTTAGCTAAGAAATCCCAGCGGCGCTCGCCGAAGAGCCGCACGAACCACGCCAGCTTCATGTCCTCCTGCTCCGTCCATGGCCCCTTCCGGAAACCCCCGGGTGCAACTGCTTCCTCCTGCTTGCCCGGCGACGGCGCCGACGTCTTCTTCGTCTGCTTCATCTTCATGGATGTTATCTTCTTGATGTGAACACGGATCCGGAGAGAAGATGTTGGTGGTGCGGCTGCTGGTGGGATCAAGAGCCACTTGAAAGAAACGTATGGAAATGGAACGGAATGGAATGGAGTCCACTTGGGAGGTGGTGTGGTCGACGGCCGTCTTataggcgggcgggcgggcagGGGCAGGTGAGGTCGCATCCATGGGCACACGTCATGAATCTACATGCTCTTTGCTTGCTTTTGCTTTCCTTTCGATTGGGGATAGGGGAGGAAGATAGCGATAAGCTGCCGGCCCGGCCGGCAAGTGGAGTGGAGGCTGATGTCAATGCACAATTAACTATAGTGCCATGGATGATGGATCCATCCATCCATATTATTTTCCCAAGGGGTCGCATATGTCTTCCTTGCTGATGATTGCCTCTTTTTACCAAGTACAGCATCAACCATCATATATTCGTTTCGTCGATCCGTGCTGCATAGCTGGCCCTCcatttctctctctcttttccaaGAAACATCGAGTGAGTACAGCATAGACGCGTACATATCATATATGCGCACCATCACCACATGCACGCAGCACGCACACTCACAGTGCGAGACACTGTAGTTGAAGAGTTTTGGTAAATCACCACGCGTACCTCactatcactagtagaaaagagggctttggttcatgccgggtcagcccattagtcccggttcagtccagaaccaggaccaatgcgggcactggtcccggttcgtgaggccaggggcctgccgggcctcgtgggggcattggtcccggttcgtctggcccctttggtcccggttggtgggaccaaccgggaccaaaggggccagacgaaccaggaccaaaatattagttaagcctgtgctgactagctaattgatgcattcattgttttggtatgtacacatattaattaactctcgtctttcttcttttttctagccctccggatcgagcacaacttcggtaaagagacgaggcccgaagagaaagttgcgctcggatgaaaggtttgagatcacagcaatcgcgcgcgacggccaaccgattgaacccatccggacaaaggaagcatttgctgctcagtgcggggttcttgttagggacaagatcccgatcagcatccaccaatggtataagcctaagaaagaagaccctgaggtgtcttatatcaatgatatgcagaaagatgatctttggactgagctgaaggcaaatttcaccctaccgccagaggaggatccggagaagccagttaaagagcaattaatcaagtctcatgctcttaagaagatgtcagacctattcaggaggtggaagaatgagctgaaaacgtttgtcgacaaagaagagacaccagaattcatcggcaaatatgagaagatcagagatcactggcccgcatttgtggcccacaagacatcagaaaagagtaagaagttgtcagcgacaaacaagaaaaatgctgcgaagaagaagcttcaccatcgcacgaggtcaggtggctacctcaaagcccggcctaagtgggccaaggctgagaatgatctgcttgataaagggatcgaaccaaaGACAATGAattggccagaccgttgccggacttgattcttcggggctggcggaaccttggaccctgtatcagggaagtgcgtttggacggacgagcttttgagaataccagtcaagaggcttcagcactatatcgatgcagcgcagcaagggacgttcgttccagacagagagaacgacgagatcacaatggccctcgggaatcctgagcaccctggacggacacgaggcacgccaggctccgttccgtggaaggctggttttccggacgcaggcggttacaaaagccaggagaggaggaaaaaagtggagcagacccaaattcagaagctgcaccgaaagggttcaagcgctagaggaacgagacgtagcTCACAGCAATCgacctgccgaaactacccccgaagctaccccgccatctcagcggagaagcagcgtggcttccaccgagctgcttcagccggagcatgtcttgacggctcctgctagctaccccgtggatgctatcacggagtctcaacattgccatcttatgacgcaatggcagaacttcaaagtcaaggcggctgtcggctctgttcgacctcctgaacccgacgcaacttctcactgtcgtccgattccagaaggatatgctagggtgacggtggacgaaataatggagggatttgaggacctccagcttgaccaccctaccggtgaaggggagacttggctgggttctgctctgaagactccatgcctatggtgGAAGGAGCTCGTCAActttccgaactggacgcctccggcgagtaagggcactccgcctcctcctccgcctcctcctccggcgagtgatcagggcactcagcctccttctccggcgcgtggcgggtttggagaaaattcaccaaaaaagcttcgggactgccgaagaacctcaatttagacacccgaaagtaagtactatagtagcatgttccgcgcatctcctagtgattcaagcgctagtttcatcaataccatttagcatgcttgcttatcagtttgattgacctctatttcttgtaaagtggttgtggcaggaacaagggaatgatttctgtggatactacgtttgcgagtccatccgccacacgacctgtgagcggggctactctgacgaacaatatgaagtgcataagcaataatattcacaattttattttattaccatcatttgtgttgagtttcatttattcatatatatatgtattgacccccttcttcaaattagatctttcggatgcgggatgtactcctagcaccagatcgtatgcgagcaattcaagaggaattggcggtattcttccttgaccacgtgatcgctgaaaacggagaatactatgtggaccctgtgttcatatataattagaagattatattgtaagagataattattgtatatatatgtagccggtagtgtcggatagatatacgagaacttgttgttcgacccatctttcggagaaggagaggtggtcgatatcacttctctctgtatgcatatgttcatgacgatcttctgtttccttcatttgcttactagctagcgtgtctagtcctctctatacgtatatagtacgtagcgtcgaccaagcacggagataagagaggacacttctctctattaattagctagctaacacaatatatgaaacacctaaattaaccccccaaaacccccaaccccccccccccctttcaaaaaagaaaacaaaaccccagcccctgaaatgctgacgtgtggatgcctattggtcccggttagtgccaccaaccgggaccaaaggccctcctgcctgggctcgccgcaccggccacgtggaggcccatctgtcccggttcgtgtaagaaccgggactaaagggctagggcattagtaacgaccctttagtcccggttcaaaaaccgggacaaaaggcccttaccaaccgggacagatgaccctttttctactagtgtatcaATATGGGGTGACGTCCCAGCGAAAAAAATACAATCTTGCTAAGTCTTGGTCGACTAAGGCCCTGTTTGTTTGGGCTTTTGCTTCTGCTTTTGCAGCTTTTTGACTTTGGCCAAAAAGCCATAAAAGCTCCTAAATAGGTGCTTTTAAAGCTTTTCTGGCTTTTGGAGCTAAATATTGTTATATTGATTCGTCAAAAACATCAAAGATCCAAAAGCACCTATTTAGGAGCTTTTGTAGCTTTTTGGCCAAAGTAGAAAAGCTGCAAAAGCAGAAGCAAAAGCCCAAACAAACAGGGCCTAAGATTTTGCCAAGTCTCGTTCGATACTATATCCGTAAGATCTTATATTAAGATCCgtgcaaaaaaaaaaaattctCGATTGTATGTTATGTTAGTTTAATCGAGACTTGGCTAAATCTCAATCGACTGAGACCTAGCCACACCCCAAAAAAAAAATTCCAGCtttttctcgaatacgcacgAGTGTGCGTACTATATTATAAAGAAGGAACCGGGGTAAAGAGCCCGTCCACGTTAGTGCTACAGATTACATATATACACTGCACACTAACCCCACCCTCCATCTTACTCTCCTATGACTATCTACTCTCTGCTGCCCACTCCTCCACTTCTGCAAAGAACACGTCCATGTCTCCTCGTAGTATGCCCGCTTGTTTCCATACATGGCCCTCTCGGACGACGGTGTGGATAACCCGGTTCTTTGAAGGTGCGGCTCCGTCGAAGACGATAGAGTTGTGGTGCTTCCATAGTTGCCATAGCCCTAGGATGATGATTGCCTTTGCATCCCTCCCGGCTTGTCCTCTTCCTCCCTTGTCTTGACACCATGCAATGAGATTGTCGGTCGCAGTAGGTACCCACTCTGGCTTGCCTAAGGGATGGCAGATCGCGGTCCATACTTCCCGTGCAACGACACACTGAAGTAGGATGTGGTTTATGCTCTCTTCTGCTTGGTTGCACATTGGGCAACAGTCTTGATGATCGAGTCCTCGCCTTGCCAACCGATCGGACGTCCAGCATCTGTTCTGGATTGCGAGCCATGTGAAGAAGCGACAGGGCGCCGGTGTCTTAGATTTCCAAGTGAATTCGGCCGTGGGGACGACCTACCTGCCCCAGAACTTGGCTGCATAGGCAGTCCTCGCTGAGTAGCATCCGCTTGCTTCCCATGACCAAGTGATGTGATCGCGCTGCGTTGGGTCAAGCTCGACTCTTTGGATCATATTCCACAGCTTTAAGTACTCGCGCAGCGATTCGGCTGATACCTCCGGGCTCACTTGAGCGACCCAACGGTCATTCTGTAGTGCTTGGGATACGGTGCATGTGCCTCTTGTTCTCTTCCTGACTCGCCCATAGGTCAAGGGTGAAATCTCCTCGATCCGGTACTCTTCAAGCCATCTATCCTCCCAAAAGAGTGTTGCATTTCCATCTCCTAGGATCCAGCGAGCAGCCGCGTTGAAAATTTGCCTTGAAGCTTGCGGCACAACGATGTCAAATTCCGCCCATGGTCGCGATGTGTCTGATCGTTGCAGCCAAGGCCACCTTGCATGTACAGCTTTGTTCATCCATCCTAGGTTGGGGATGCCTAGCCCACCCGCCCACTTGGGGGCGCACACGGTTTCCTAGGCGACCGCACAGCTGCCGCCGGACGAGCTTGCCTCAGCGCACCATAGGAAGCTGCGACAAATCCTGTTCATTGCTGTAATTGTCTTCTGCGGGAGGTCGAGCGCCATCATCGCATGTAGCGGAATCGCACATAGCACAGATTGAACTAGAAGCATTCTTCCACTCTTTGGCATCTTCGCTGCTTTCCACTTCGGCAACGCTGTCGCGA
The Aegilops tauschii subsp. strangulata cultivar AL8/78 chromosome 3, Aet v6.0, whole genome shotgun sequence genome window above contains:
- the LOC109771274 gene encoding uncharacterized protein, with the protein product MKMKQTKKTSAPSPGKQEEAVAPGGFRKGPWTEQEDMKLAWFVRLFGERRWDFLAKVSGLNRTGKSCRLRWVNYLHPDLKRGRMSPDEERLVVDLHARWGNRWSRIAKAMPGRTDNEIKNYWRTHTRKLHKDTRAASAASASTSMSAASPGTTSSSSSSTIDNDNNSHHGHRDQETAASQEQADHQLLYTAGIGMDSHLLWNDAIMDSYAWGAAVPSMIVPPPSSPVWDYCCSDSLWGIGDDEVEYKKMLAVAGAS